One window of uncultured Erythrobacter sp. genomic DNA carries:
- a CDS encoding CpaF family protein encodes MSAFGKKGGAGGMRPGAKPAFGVARPMKGGSPKGEDETGGEQFPPLPADGAKDSPSPAPAKKKSSNSTSDAMDRLTERMNSTNAAEAEAGGFEASVHKIKEQVLPRLLERVDPEAAATLTKDELSEEFRPIIMEVLAELKVTLNRREQFALEKVLIDELLGFGPLEELLNDPDVSDIMVNGPDQTYIEKKGKLTIAPIRFRDEQHLFQIAQRIVNQVGRRVDQTTPLADARLKDGSRVNVIVPPLSLRGTAISIRKFSEKPITLDMLKEFGSMSEKMCTALKIAGACRMNVVISGGTGSGKTTMLNALSKMIDPGERVLTIEDAAELRLQQPHWLPLETRPPNLEGQGAITIGDLVKNALRMRPDRIILGEIRGAECFDLLAAMNTGHDGSMCTLHANSPRECLGRMENMILMGDIKIPKEAISRQIAESVDLIVQVKRLRDGSRRTTDITEVIGMEGDVIVTQNLFKFEYLDESEDGKIMGEFRSSGLRPYTLEKARQFGFDQAYLEACL; translated from the coding sequence CCCGCTTTCGGCGTAGCTCGACCGATGAAGGGTGGCTCGCCTAAGGGCGAGGATGAAACCGGCGGCGAACAATTCCCGCCGCTGCCCGCAGACGGTGCAAAAGATTCTCCCAGCCCTGCTCCCGCTAAGAAGAAGTCGAGCAACTCGACCTCGGATGCGATGGACCGGCTGACCGAACGCATGAACTCGACCAATGCCGCCGAAGCGGAAGCTGGCGGGTTCGAGGCAAGTGTCCACAAGATCAAAGAACAGGTGCTCCCGCGCCTGCTCGAACGGGTCGATCCCGAAGCCGCTGCAACGCTGACCAAGGATGAGCTGTCGGAAGAATTCCGTCCGATCATCATGGAAGTGTTGGCCGAGCTGAAAGTCACGCTCAACCGCCGCGAGCAATTCGCGCTGGAAAAAGTGCTGATCGACGAGCTGCTGGGCTTTGGTCCGCTCGAAGAACTGCTCAACGATCCGGACGTGTCGGACATCATGGTCAACGGCCCGGACCAGACCTATATCGAGAAAAAGGGTAAGCTCACCATCGCACCAATCCGGTTCCGCGATGAACAGCACCTCTTCCAGATCGCCCAGCGCATCGTGAACCAGGTCGGTCGCCGCGTTGACCAGACCACGCCGCTTGCCGATGCCCGTTTGAAAGACGGCTCTCGTGTGAACGTCATCGTGCCCCCGCTTTCGCTGCGCGGCACTGCGATCTCCATTCGTAAGTTCTCCGAAAAACCGATCACGCTCGACATGCTCAAAGAGTTTGGCTCGATGAGCGAGAAGATGTGTACCGCGCTAAAGATCGCGGGCGCATGCCGGATGAACGTCGTTATTTCTGGCGGTACAGGTTCGGGTAAAACGACCATGCTCAACGCCCTGTCGAAAATGATCGACCCGGGCGAGCGTGTGCTGACAATCGAGGACGCCGCGGAACTTCGCCTGCAACAGCCGCACTGGCTGCCACTTGAAACGCGTCCGCCTAACCTTGAAGGGCAAGGCGCGATTACGATTGGCGACCTTGTGAAGAACGCCCTGCGTATGCGTCCCGACCGGATCATCCTGGGTGAGATTCGCGGCGCCGAATGTTTCGACCTTCTCGCCGCGATGAACACGGGCCACGATGGTTCGATGTGTACGCTTCACGCCAACAGCCCGCGCGAGTGCCTTGGCCGTATGGAAAACATGATCCTGATGGGCGACATCAAGATCCCGAAGGAAGCTATTTCGCGCCAGATCGCAGAATCGGTCGACCTGATCGTTCAGGTGAAACGTCTGCGCGACGGCTCACGCCGCACCACCGACATCACCGAGGTGATCGGGATGGAAGGCGATGTGATCGTGACCCAGAACCTGTTCAAGTTCGAATATCTCGACGAGAGCGAAGACGGCAAGATCATGGGCGAATTCCGCTCATCGGGTCTGCGTCCCTATACGCTGGAGAAAGCTCGCCAATTTGGCTTTGATCAGGCGTATCTTGAGGCGTGCTTGTAG